CGGTTGTTGAAGATCGGCTGTCTTCCGCTTGGCAGAAGCGCTTCACGCTCCTCAGCGGTGAGTTGGAACCGTATCGCCAACTCCTCACGGGCATCCGCCACCGACCTCGTCTGGCCATCGCCGGCCACTTCGAGAAGTGGAAGCATCACGGTCTGAAAATCCGGGATCGGCAACTTTTTCCTCCATTCAG
Above is a genomic segment from bacterium containing:
- a CDS encoding winged helix-turn-helix domain-containing protein — translated: MLPLLEVAGDGQTRSVADAREELAIRFQLTAEEREALLPSGRQPIFNNR